The following proteins come from a genomic window of Tenebrio molitor chromosome 9, icTenMoli1.1, whole genome shotgun sequence:
- the Cht7 gene encoding probable chitinase 10, translated as MIPRPCCKLRTILFISLLVFLLVHTCSTERATRRRLRRPLKSVSQSVSVSKDQEVSSSVNRFRLRTRPGHRKTDNSLSASSKKDKDGYKVVCYYTNWSQYRVKIGKFTPEDIIPDLCTHIIFAFGWLKKGKLSSFESNDETKDGKTGLYERIQKLKKANPSLKTLLAIGGWSFGTQKFKDMAGTRYARQTFIYSAIPFLRDRGFDGLDLDWEYPKGSEDKKNYVLLLKELREAFEAEAQEIKKPSLLLSAAVPVGPDNIKAGYDVPAVASYLDFINLMAYDFHGKWERETGHNAPLHSPSSDSQYQKQLNVEHAANLWVKLGAPKEKLVIGMPTYGRSFTLSNTAKFGVHSPASGGGKEGIYTKESGFLAYYEVCEMLHNGATYIWDEEMKVPYVVNGDQWIGFDDEKSIRHKMKWIKDNGFAGAMVWTIDMDDFTGTVCGGEVKYPLIGAMREELRGISRGKNAKDMDWQKIAGAIEEEDDEDVIEKPSPIKISVQEVLNRVRKPTKKLHLKNSALSKKVRPPQIFCYMTNWSQKRPGAGKFTPEDINPSLCTHIIYAFATLKDNKLTEANDKDPDMYDRVVALREKNPDLKVLLAIGGWAFGSTPFKELTNNVFRMNQFVYDAIEFLREFQFNGLDVDWEYPRGADDRAAYVNLLKELRMAFEGEAKTSGQPRLLLTAAVPASFEAIAAGYDVPEIAKYLDFVNVMTYDFHGQWERTVGHNSPLFPLESATSYQKKLTVDYSAREWVKQGAPKEKLMIGMPTYGRSFELVNTTQFDIGAPASGGGTPGKYTSEAGFMSFYEICDFLHEDNTTLVWDNEQQVPFAYRGNQWVGFDDERSLKTKMAWLKEEGFGGIMIWSVDMDDFRGSCGSGKYPLINAMRQELEGYKVKLEYDGPYETSISSGQYTTKDPNEVTCDEEEGHISYHPDKADCRMYYMCEGERKHHMPCPSNLVFNPDQNVCDWPENVEGCMQHTVAPPTRR; from the exons ATG ATACCACGGCCTTGCTGCAAATTACGAACAATCCTCTTTATAAGCTTATTAGTATTCCTGTTAGTCCACACGTGTTCAACAGAACGAG CCACTAGACGCCGCCTCCGGAGGCCGCTCAAGTCCGTCTCGCAGAGCGTTTCGGTCTCCAAAGACCAAGAGGTGTCCTCCAGCGTGAACAGATTCCGATTGCGGACCCGACCTGGCCACCGCAAGACCGACAACTCGCTCTCCGCCAGTTCCAAGAAGGACAAAGATGGCTACAAAGTGGTGTGCTACTACACCAACTGGTCCCAATATAGAGTCAAGATTGGCAAATTCACCCCCGAAGACATCATCCCCGACCTCTGCACCCACATCATCTTCGCTTTCGGCTGGCTGAAGAAGGGCAAGTTGTCGTCATTCGAGAGCAACGACGAAACCAAAGACGGCAAGACGGGGTTGTACGAGAGGATCCAGAAGCTGAAGAAGGCCAATCCGAGCTTGAAGACGTTGTTGGCCATTGGAGGGTGGTCCTTCGGCACGCAGAAATTCAAGGACATGGCTGGGACGCGGTACGCGAGACAGACGTTCATCTACAGCGCTATTCCGTTCCTGAGGGACAGAGGGTTCGACGGGTTGGATCTCGATTGGGAGTATCCTAAAGGATCAGAGGACAAGAAGAATTACGTCTTGCTGCTGAAAG AACTCCGCGAAGCCTTCGAAGCCGAAGCCCAAGAGATCAAAAAACCTAGCCTGCTCCTGTCCGCCGCCGTTCCCGTAGGCCCCGATAACATCAAAGCCGGTTACGATGTCCCTGCCGTGGCTTCATATTTGGACTTCATCAACCTCATGGCTTACGATTTCCACGGGAAATGGGAACGCGAGACTGGTCACAACGCACCACTCCACTCCCCCAGCAGCGACAGTCAGTACCAGAAGCAACTGAACGTGGAGCATGCGGCCAACCTGTGGGTGAAGTTGGGCGCCCCCAAGGAGAAGTTGGTGATAGGGATGCCCACCTACGGGCGCTCCTTCACCCTGTCCAACACGGCCAAGTTCGGGGTGCACTCGCCTGCTAGTGGGGGCGGCAAAGAGGGAATCTACACCAAAGAATCAGGATTTTTGGCTTACTATGAG GTGTGCGAGATGTTGCACAATGGGGCTACGTACATCTGGGACGAAGAGATGAAGGTGCCGTATGTGGTGAACGGGGACCAGTGGATAGGATTCGACGACGAGAAGTCCATCAGGCATAAGATGAAGTGGATCAAAGACAACGGCTTCGCGGGGGCTATGGTGTGGACTATCGATATGGACGACTTCACTGGGACTGTTTGCGGGGGGGAGGTGAAATATCCACTAATCGGAGCAATGAG AGAGGAGTTGAGGGGCATTTCTCGCGGCAAGAACGCCAAAGACATGGACTGGCAGAAGATCGCGGGGGCTATCGAAGAAGAGGATGACGAAGACGTGATCGAGAAGCCGTCCCCGATCAAGATCTCCGTCCAGGAAGTCCTGAACCGCGTTCGGAAACCGACGAAGAAACTCCACCTGAAGAATTCAGCGCTCAGCAAAAAAG TGCGACCGCCGCAAATCTTCTGCTACATGACCAACTGGTCGCAGAAGCGCCCCGGCGCCGGCAAGTTCACCCCCGAAGACATCAACCCCTCCCTGTGCACTCACATCATCTACGCGTTCGCCACGCTGAAAGATAACAAACTGACAGAGGCCAACGACAAGGATCCGGACATGTACGACAGGGTGGTGGCGCTCAGGGAGAAGAACCCCGACCTGAAGGTGCTCCTCGCGATCGGAGGTTGGGCCTTCGGGTCCACTCCTTTCAAGGAACTCACCAATAACGTCTTCCGGATGAACCAATTCGTCTACGACGCCATCGAGTTCTTGCGGGAGTTCCAGTTCAACGGTTTGGACGTGGACTGGGAGTACCCGAGAGGCGCCGACGACAGAGCTGCGTACGTCAACCTCCTCAAAGAGTTGAGGATGGCGTTCGAGGGCGAAGCCAAGACCAGTGGTCAACCTAGATTGCTCCTCACCGCTGCGGTACCAGCTTCTTTCGAAGCTATAGCTGCCGGATATGACGTACCAGAGATCGCCAAGTACCTAGATTTCGTCAACGTGATGACCTATGACTTCCACGGGCAATGGGAGAGGACCGTGGGTCACAACTCCCCTCTTTTCCCGCTAGAGAGCGCCACCAGTTACCAGAAGAAACTCACAGTG GACTACTCGGCGAGGGAGTGGGTGAAGCAAGGCGCTCCTAAGGAGAAGCTCATGATAGGGATGCCCACCTACGGCCGCAGCTTCGAACTGGTCAACACCACACAGTTCGACATTGGAGCGCCGGCTAGCGGCGGCGGCACCCCCGGGAAGTACACATCAGAAGCGGGATTCATGAGCTTCTACGAGATCTGCGATTTCCTCCACGAGGACAACACGACTTTAGTGTGGGACAACGAGCAGCAAGTCCCCTTCGCGTACAGAGGCAACCAGTGGGTCGGTTTCGACGACGAGCGCAGCTTGAAGACCAAG ATGGCCTGGCTCAAAGAAGAGGGTTTCGGGGGTATAATGATCTGGTCGGTGGACATGGACGACTTCAGGGGCTCTTGTGGGAGCGGTAAGTACCCTCTGATCAATGCCATGCGCCAAGAACTCGAAGGCTACAAAGTGAAACTGGAATACGACGGCCCGTACGAAACGTCGATATCTTCGGGGCAGTACACGACGAAAGATC CGAACGAGGTGACTTGTGACGAAGAGGAAGGTCACATCAGTTACCACCCCGACAAGGCTGACTGTCGAATGTACTATATGTGCGAAGGAGAGAGGAAGCATCACATGCCCTGTCCGTCCAATCTTGTTTTTAATCCAGATCAGAACGTGTGCGATTGGCCCGAGAACGTCGAGGGGTGTATGCAGCACACGGTAGCTCCGCCCACTAGGCGATAG